In one window of Burkholderia cenocepacia DNA:
- the proC gene encoding pyrroline-5-carboxylate reductase yields MKIAFIGGGNMAAALIGGLIKRGVAADGLYAIDVNEDVRARAAQQFGIRTGAAVDATLADYDAIVLAVKPQVLHDVAQALAPHLKSQLVISIAAGIRGTDLARWLGGYARVVRTMPNTPALVGMGVTGLAALPGVDAAGRELASSVLGAVGEIVWFDDEAQLDAVTAISGSGPAYVFYFIEALQEAARRLGMNDEQGRALAVATFTGAAQLAAQSGEPASVLRERVTSKGGTTAAALAAFDAQGVKEAIVRGALAAEARAKEMGDELGRA; encoded by the coding sequence ATGAAAATCGCATTCATCGGCGGCGGCAACATGGCCGCGGCCCTGATCGGCGGCCTGATCAAGCGCGGCGTCGCCGCGGACGGCCTGTATGCCATCGACGTCAACGAAGACGTCCGCGCGCGCGCCGCGCAGCAGTTCGGCATCCGCACCGGCGCGGCCGTCGACGCGACGCTCGCCGACTACGACGCGATCGTGCTCGCGGTGAAGCCGCAGGTGCTGCACGACGTCGCGCAGGCGCTCGCGCCGCACCTGAAGTCGCAACTCGTGATCAGCATCGCGGCCGGCATCCGCGGCACGGATCTGGCCCGCTGGCTCGGCGGCTACGCGCGCGTCGTGCGCACGATGCCGAACACGCCCGCGCTGGTCGGCATGGGCGTGACGGGCCTGGCCGCGCTGCCGGGCGTCGATGCGGCGGGCCGCGAACTCGCGTCGAGTGTGCTCGGCGCGGTCGGCGAGATCGTGTGGTTCGACGACGAAGCGCAACTCGACGCGGTCACCGCGATTTCGGGCAGCGGCCCCGCGTACGTGTTCTATTTCATCGAAGCGCTGCAGGAAGCCGCGCGCCGCCTCGGCATGAACGACGAGCAGGGCCGCGCGCTCGCGGTCGCGACGTTCACCGGCGCCGCGCAACTCGCCGCGCAGTCGGGCGAACCGGCGAGCGTGCTGCGCGAACGCGTGACGTCCAAGGGCGGCACGACGGCCGCCGCGCTCGCGGCGTTCGACGCGCAGGGCGTGAAGGAAGCGATCGTGCGCGGCGCCCTCGCGGCCGAAGCGCGCGCGAAGGAAATGGGCGACGAACTCGGCCGCGCGTAA